The proteins below come from a single Tenuifilum thalassicum genomic window:
- a CDS encoding 6-phosphofructokinase, producing the protein MEQKRKKPIIGILTGGGDVPGLNPAIRAITIRALREGFKVIGIRRGWAGLIELIRNKDADNSKCFEVLTEERVNKAFRTGGTFLHTSRTNPGKVAKDNVPEHLKDKYDKPVNDLTPEVIKNLAYLGIDYLIPIGGDDTLSYGVRLYQEGFKVIAIPKTMDNDVPGTDYCIGFSTCVTRTIALTDMLRTSAGSHERILVMEVFGRYAGFTAMLPTMAGVANRCVIPEYKFNIERLTELLVEDRFKNPSHYSTVLVSEGATFEGLEEMVFQNNERDAFGHAKLGGIGDIVSRKVKELTPKFNKGKTINIISQNLGYLVRGGEPDAIDSIVPMAFGNLALDLILKGVHGRLVVLKNGRYDDMPLDVVVSKKKVVNVDRYYNTERLRPFYKSFEMQPLFIMTSE; encoded by the coding sequence ATGGAACAAAAAAGAAAAAAGCCAATAATTGGTATCCTCACAGGAGGAGGGGATGTACCTGGATTAAATCCTGCAATACGTGCAATTACTATACGAGCACTCCGTGAAGGATTTAAAGTTATAGGAATCCGAAGGGGATGGGCTGGTCTTATTGAGCTAATCCGAAACAAGGATGCCGACAACAGTAAATGCTTTGAGGTTTTGACAGAGGAGAGAGTTAACAAAGCTTTTAGAACTGGAGGTACATTCCTACATACCTCAAGAACAAATCCTGGAAAGGTTGCCAAAGATAATGTTCCTGAGCATCTGAAAGATAAATATGACAAGCCTGTAAACGATTTGACTCCTGAGGTTATTAAGAATCTTGCATATCTAGGAATTGATTACCTGATACCTATTGGAGGTGACGATACTCTTAGCTACGGGGTTAGGCTTTACCAGGAAGGTTTTAAGGTTATTGCCATTCCTAAAACCATGGATAACGATGTTCCTGGCACCGATTACTGTATCGGTTTTAGTACTTGCGTAACACGAACCATTGCGCTCACCGACATGCTTCGAACCTCTGCTGGTTCACACGAGCGAATACTGGTTATGGAAGTGTTTGGCCGTTATGCAGGTTTTACTGCCATGCTCCCTACCATGGCGGGTGTTGCTAACCGGTGTGTAATTCCTGAATATAAATTTAACATTGAAAGGTTAACAGAGCTTCTGGTTGAGGATAGGTTTAAAAATCCAAGCCACTACTCAACGGTTTTGGTTTCCGAGGGGGCAACATTCGAAGGGCTAGAAGAAATGGTTTTCCAGAATAACGAACGTGATGCTTTTGGTCATGCTAAACTTGGAGGGATAGGCGATATTGTTTCAAGGAAGGTGAAGGAACTTACCCCTAAGTTTAATAAGGGGAAAACTATCAATATTATTAGTCAAAACCTTGGCTATCTGGTTCGTGGTGGCGAGCCCGATGCTATAGATTCAATTGTTCCTATGGCTTTCGGAAATCTTGCACTCGACCTAATACTTAAAGGTGTTCACGGTCGTTTGGTTGTACTTAAAAACGGTAGATACGACGACATGCCCCTTGATGTTGTGGTTAGCAAGAAAAAGGTTGTGAATGTCGATAGATATTACAACACAGAACGTTTGCGCCCATTCTATAAGAGCTTTGAGATGCAGCCGCTATTTATAATGACTAGTGAATAG
- a CDS encoding DUF6485 family protein, which yields MECKKEANSKFCNCTYPCGKHGVCCDCLAYHRKNGQLPACYFPEDVESGYDRSIDNFIRVVQERGTGYLR from the coding sequence ATGGAATGTAAAAAGGAAGCTAATTCAAAGTTTTGTAATTGCACCTATCCATGTGGTAAGCATGGTGTTTGCTGCGATTGTTTGGCATATCATCGTAAAAATGGCCAGCTACCCGCATGTTACTTTCCTGAAGATGTAGAGAGTGGATACGATAGGTCGATTGATAATTTTATACGAGTGGTTCAGGAACGAGGTACTGGGTACTTAAGATAA